The proteins below are encoded in one region of Betaproteobacteria bacterium:
- a CDS encoding tyrosine-type recombinase/integrase encodes MGALNDIQIRHWIKAAAPVAKSDGDGLTFTLSAAGTASWVLRYRYGGKQREKTIGKFPDISLKKARELAAADRVRIQQGMDVGREKQIEKHEQIKAMTVKSLVADYEEKVLPGLAASTGVSRRQKIRTYIFPAIGHLTARDVSGADLVDLLERVNAKHPKQVKEVLSVVKTIFDHAQSKKIININPAVGISHKAISGVAGRAGSTRIMLNDDEIKALLTALGKANRTVEFVTRILLSTAVRIQALMLAEWAHVDFEKKTWLIPPGDGRKSIREFVVPLTEQVIGYFQELKKIAGRSDYVVPVIKKRKEGDYPMQPGSVNHALERVCADLGDKIRAFSPHDLRSTARSHLGALGVPVAIAERCLNHTLGGLIAVYDQHDYLVERRKALEQWSTKLDILEKIHNNVVMLNQVA; translated from the coding sequence ATGGGCGCTCTCAACGATATTCAGATTCGGCACTGGATCAAAGCAGCGGCTCCGGTCGCCAAGTCAGATGGCGATGGTCTGACTTTCACTTTGTCTGCGGCGGGTACCGCTTCATGGGTGCTGCGCTACCGTTATGGTGGCAAGCAGCGCGAGAAGACAATTGGCAAGTTCCCAGATATTTCGCTCAAAAAGGCTCGAGAATTGGCGGCTGCAGACCGGGTGCGCATTCAACAGGGAATGGACGTTGGACGTGAAAAGCAGATTGAGAAGCACGAACAGATTAAGGCGATGACTGTTAAGAGCCTTGTTGCCGACTATGAGGAAAAGGTTCTCCCCGGACTGGCAGCCTCGACCGGAGTCTCACGCCGTCAGAAGATCAGGACGTATATTTTCCCGGCCATTGGCCACCTGACTGCGCGGGACGTTAGTGGTGCTGACTTGGTAGATCTTCTGGAGCGGGTGAACGCCAAGCATCCCAAGCAGGTCAAGGAAGTGCTCAGCGTCGTCAAAACGATCTTCGACCACGCTCAGAGCAAGAAAATCATCAATATCAACCCTGCCGTTGGTATCTCGCACAAGGCCATCTCAGGTGTTGCAGGGAGGGCTGGCAGCACCAGGATCATGCTGAACGATGACGAAATCAAGGCGCTGCTCACTGCTTTGGGAAAGGCAAACCGCACCGTTGAGTTTGTTACTCGCATTCTTCTATCAACTGCGGTTCGTATCCAAGCCTTGATGCTCGCAGAGTGGGCTCACGTTGATTTCGAGAAGAAAACATGGCTTATCCCTCCTGGTGATGGCCGGAAATCAATTCGTGAGTTCGTTGTTCCACTGACCGAACAAGTCATTGGCTACTTCCAAGAGTTGAAAAAGATCGCGGGGAGGTCTGACTACGTTGTCCCCGTAATCAAGAAACGCAAGGAAGGTGATTACCCAATGCAGCCAGGGTCAGTAAATCATGCTCTTGAGCGCGTGTGCGCGGATCTCGGTGACAAAATCCGTGCCTTCTCACCGCATGACCTTCGTTCAACAGCGCGTAGCCACCTTGGTGCACTGGGTGTTCCTGTAGCTATTGCCGAGCGATGTTTGAACCATACGTTAGGTGGCTTGATCGCTGTCTATGACCAGCATGATTATTTGGTTGAACGTCGAAAGGCACTTGAGCAATGGAGTACCAAGCTGGATATTCTTGAGAAAATCCACAACAACGTGGTGATGCTCAATCAAGTGGCGTAA
- the recO gene encoding DNA repair protein RecO encodes MNLRSKVDGQPAYVLHTNPFRETSLIVEVFSRDFGRVALLARGARRPRSAIRGLLMAFQPLEISWAGKGEVLNLMKAEWLGGQPLLAGEALFCGYYLNELLMNLLPREDAHEQLFASYAEMLGRLAADPLGKFREADLRSFEKALLQELGYGLTLNHDSDGHAIHPDIFYTYRMEQGPVRLEHDEASAQVVKGKTLLDLEADDFSDPRSRREAKALMRTLMAYYLAGKELETRKIFKELQEL; translated from the coding sequence ATGAACCTGCGTAGCAAAGTCGATGGCCAGCCGGCTTACGTCTTGCATACCAATCCCTTTCGGGAAACCAGCCTCATTGTTGAAGTATTCTCCCGTGATTTTGGGCGCGTAGCGCTGTTGGCACGCGGTGCGCGGCGTCCCCGTTCAGCCATTCGCGGCCTGTTGATGGCCTTTCAGCCGCTGGAGATTTCGTGGGCCGGCAAGGGCGAAGTGCTGAATCTGATGAAAGCTGAATGGCTGGGTGGACAGCCTTTATTGGCCGGTGAAGCCTTGTTCTGTGGCTATTATCTTAATGAACTGCTGATGAATTTGTTGCCGCGCGAAGATGCGCACGAGCAACTATTTGCTAGCTACGCCGAGATGCTGGGCCGTCTGGCGGCAGATCCATTGGGAAAGTTTCGCGAAGCAGACTTGCGCAGCTTTGAGAAAGCACTGCTGCAGGAACTGGGATATGGCTTGACGCTGAATCATGACAGCGACGGTCATGCTATTCATCCCGATATTTTCTACACTTATCGCATGGAACAAGGTCCGGTGCGTCTTGAACATGACGAAGCCTCCGCTCAGGTGGTCAAAGGGAAGACGTTGCTTGATCTTGAAGCAGATGATTTCTCTGATCCCCGTTCTCGTCGAGAAGCCAAGGCATTGATGCGGACGTTGATGGCTTATTATCTAGCCGGCAAGGAACTCGAAACACGCAAGATATTCAAGGAGTTGCAAGAGCTATGA
- the era gene encoding GTPase Era, whose translation MKKIRSGYIAIVGRPNVGKSTLLNRLVGEKISIVSRKAQTTRHRITGILTKDDAQFVFVDTPGFQTKFSNALNRSMNRGVTQTISDVDVVLFVVEAGRYDIKDQAVVRLLPKDRPVILVVNKTDQLKDRTALLPFLAEVSADHDYAAIVPVSAAKGRQTEELLSEAKKHLPNDGLMFPEDDLTDKSERFLASEYIREKVFRLLGDELPYATAVEIERFEVEGDLRRIFAAIVVDRDGHKAIVIGKGGDQLKRIATEARHDMERLFGGKVYLEVWVKVKSGWNDDERLLKSLGYE comes from the coding sequence ATGAAAAAAATCCGTTCCGGGTACATCGCCATTGTCGGTCGCCCCAATGTTGGTAAATCGACGCTCCTTAATCGGCTGGTTGGCGAAAAAATAAGTATCGTCTCACGCAAGGCGCAGACGACGCGACACAGGATCACCGGAATCTTGACCAAGGATGATGCGCAATTTGTCTTTGTTGACACACCAGGATTCCAAACGAAGTTTTCGAACGCGCTGAATCGTTCGATGAATCGTGGTGTGACGCAAACCATCAGTGATGTCGACGTCGTGCTTTTCGTGGTAGAAGCCGGTCGTTATGACATTAAGGATCAGGCGGTCGTTCGCTTGCTGCCGAAGGACAGGCCAGTCATTCTTGTCGTGAATAAGACCGATCAGTTAAAGGATCGCACTGCCTTACTGCCGTTTCTGGCAGAGGTCTCTGCAGATCACGATTACGCGGCCATCGTTCCGGTCAGTGCGGCCAAGGGGCGGCAGACAGAAGAATTGCTGAGCGAGGCTAAAAAGCATCTGCCCAATGATGGACTGATGTTCCCGGAAGATGACCTGACTGATAAAAGTGAGCGGTTTCTTGCTTCCGAGTACATTCGGGAGAAAGTCTTCCGCCTTCTTGGTGATGAACTGCCTTACGCGACTGCTGTTGAAATTGAAAGATTCGAAGTGGAGGGCGACCTTCGTCGAATTTTCGCGGCCATCGTGGTCGATCGGGACGGCCATAAGGCTATTGTGATTGGCAAGGGCGGTGATCAACTGAAGCGTATCGCCACGGAAGCCCGTCACGACATGGAGCGCCTGTTTGGTGGCAAGGTTTATCTTGAGGTCTGGGTCAAGGTGAAGTCTGGCTGGAATGATGACGAACGCCTGCTCAAGAGCCTCGGTTACGAATGA
- the rnc gene encoding ribonuclease III, with protein MTAQSIARRIGHTFSDPLLLRTALTHRSFGTPNNERLEFLGDGVLDCVIAAVLFHRYPDLPEGDLSRLRSNLVNQNVLHQLSLDLDIGSALRLGEGELKSGGALRPSILADALEAMFGAIYLDAGFDAAKIVIEALYAPLVSKLQPGQFQKDAKTRLQEWLQGRKKGLPRYQLLEATGAAHEQRFEVTCEIESPPLRTTGYGSSRRIAEQVAAEKALKELTE; from the coding sequence ATGACCGCGCAATCTATTGCTCGCCGCATTGGCCACACGTTTTCTGATCCGCTTCTTTTACGAACGGCGCTGACTCATCGCAGCTTTGGTACGCCAAACAATGAACGGCTCGAGTTTCTAGGTGATGGGGTACTAGATTGCGTTATTGCTGCTGTCTTATTTCATCGTTATCCAGACCTGCCTGAGGGCGATTTATCTAGGTTGCGCTCAAATCTGGTTAACCAGAATGTATTGCACCAACTCTCTCTCGATCTGGACATTGGCAGCGCCTTGCGACTAGGTGAAGGTGAGCTGAAAAGCGGTGGCGCACTTCGTCCATCCATTCTTGCTGACGCGCTGGAAGCAATGTTTGGTGCGATCTACCTTGATGCAGGCTTTGATGCGGCAAAGATTGTTATAGAGGCACTATATGCGCCGCTAGTCAGCAAATTGCAGCCCGGGCAGTTTCAGAAAGACGCGAAAACACGCCTCCAGGAGTGGCTGCAAGGGCGCAAGAAGGGTTTGCCCCGCTATCAGCTACTGGAAGCCACTGGAGCAGCCCACGAACAGCGTTTCGAAGTCACCTGTGAAATCGAATCCCCCCCTTTGCGGACCACCGGCTATGGCTCAAGCCGGCGAATTGCCGAACAGGTGGCGGCCGAGAAGGCCTTGAAAGAACTTACTGAATGA
- a CDS encoding DUF4845 domain-containing protein, which produces MKNQRGVALSGLLFWSIILVLGAVLSMKVAPTYLEYYKILKDAKATVGKVGPDATVSDVRHAFDKFAEIDMLDFPSSQLDVSKDGGRVVIDFAYEKRIHLFWNVSLVIDYKGTTAG; this is translated from the coding sequence ATGAAAAATCAACGCGGCGTTGCCCTTTCCGGGCTGTTGTTCTGGAGCATCATTCTGGTTTTGGGTGCGGTATTGAGCATGAAGGTAGCACCTACCTATCTTGAGTATTACAAGATTCTGAAAGATGCCAAAGCCACTGTAGGCAAGGTCGGTCCGGATGCGACAGTATCCGATGTTCGACACGCCTTTGACAAGTTTGCTGAAATCGACATGCTGGATTTTCCTTCGAGTCAACTGGATGTCTCGAAGGATGGTGGGCGTGTTGTCATCGATTTTGCATATGAAAAACGCATCCATCTTTTCTGGAATGTCAGCCTTGTCATCGATTACAAGGGGACTACCGCGGGGTAA
- the lepB gene encoding signal peptidase I, whose amino-acid sequence MNFALILFVLLVVTGMLYAVDILKFRKFRAKDAKEPLWVEWGASFFPVILIVFVLRSFLFEPFKIPSGSMIPTLLVGDFILVNKFTYGIRLPVINKKIIDVNLPQRGDVMVFRYPEDPSLDYIKRVVGLPGDTVSYQNKRLTINGQAVALQKTGDYLHPERLYYSEQFVEKLGDVEHRLLNDTDAPAFIPDAAHFPHRENCTYNAAGVICKVPAGHYFMMGDNRDNSRDSRAWGFVPEENIVGKAFFVWLNFSDFSRIGSFR is encoded by the coding sequence ATGAACTTTGCCTTGATTCTATTCGTGCTGCTTGTCGTTACCGGCATGCTCTACGCGGTTGATATACTTAAGTTTCGAAAATTCCGTGCCAAGGATGCCAAGGAGCCACTGTGGGTAGAGTGGGGGGCAAGTTTTTTCCCGGTCATCCTGATTGTCTTCGTACTTCGTTCATTCCTGTTCGAACCATTCAAGATACCCTCTGGATCGATGATTCCGACCTTGCTAGTTGGGGACTTTATATTGGTCAACAAGTTCACTTACGGCATTCGGTTGCCCGTGATCAACAAAAAAATTATCGATGTCAACTTGCCGCAGCGTGGCGATGTCATGGTTTTTCGTTATCCGGAGGATCCGTCGCTGGATTACATCAAGCGAGTTGTCGGCCTCCCTGGCGACACTGTGTCCTATCAGAACAAGCGGCTCACAATTAATGGTCAAGCGGTTGCCTTGCAAAAGACGGGAGATTATCTTCACCCGGAGCGGTTGTATTACTCAGAGCAGTTCGTGGAAAAGCTGGGTGATGTAGAACATCGGTTGCTCAACGACACCGACGCACCTGCATTTATTCCGGACGCTGCTCACTTTCCGCATCGCGAAAACTGTACATACAATGCTGCTGGTGTGATTTGCAAGGTGCCAGCCGGCCATTACTTCATGATGGGTGACAACCGCGACAACAGCCGCGACAGCCGTGCGTGGGGTTTCGTGCCAGAGGAGAATATTGTTGGCAAGGCGTTCTTTGTCTGGTTGAACTTCAGCGATTTCAGCCGGATTGGTTCATTCAGGTAA